In Brevibacillus brevis, a genomic segment contains:
- a CDS encoding MogA/MoaB family molybdenum cofactor biosynthesis protein — MSTQEHKALSPKQVTCMVITVSDTRTEETDKSGQLMKQLLEEAGHAVALYRIVRDEPAQVVAAIESGIAHDQVQVILLNGGTGISPRDNTFEAVSGLLDKEMPGFGELFRMLSYTEDIGSAAMLSRAIAGTRRGKMIFSTPGSTGAVRLAMNKLIVPELGHVVRELNR; from the coding sequence ATGAGCACACAGGAGCATAAGGCATTGTCGCCCAAGCAGGTGACGTGCATGGTGATCACCGTCTCCGATACGAGAACGGAGGAGACGGATAAAAGCGGACAACTGATGAAGCAATTGCTCGAGGAGGCCGGACATGCCGTTGCGCTGTACCGGATCGTCCGGGACGAGCCTGCACAGGTCGTCGCGGCCATCGAAAGCGGCATCGCACATGACCAGGTCCAGGTGATCCTCCTGAACGGCGGGACGGGGATCTCCCCGCGCGACAATACGTTTGAAGCCGTATCGGGCCTTCTGGACAAGGAAATGCCAGGATTTGGCGAGCTGTTCCGGATGCTGAGCTATACGGAAGATATCGGTTCCGCAGCGATGCTGAGCAGGGCTATTGCCGGGACGCGGCGAGGGAAAATGATCTTCTCCACCCCTGGTTCCACCGGAGCCGTCCGGCTGGCCATGAACAAGCTGATCGTGCCTGAGCTGGGGCACGTCGTGCGCGAACTGAATCGATGA
- a CDS encoding B12-binding domain-containing radical SAM protein translates to MNILLSTLNAKFIHSSLALRYLRSYTQSAFPSLQLVEYTINDVTLNIVADIYKREPDVVAFSCYIWNIRETLDVIRNLKKVCPDVPVILGGPEVTYDADYWMKKHPEIDVIVIGEGEQTFLELLEAYRQAFQNGQPPLLRDVAGIAYREGERVRFSMPRGQIEEMDSIPSPYVDHLDELNNRVVYFEASRGCPFKCQYCLSSIEDGVRYFSLERVREDLLRLINHGVKTIKFVDRTFNINKKYALEIFQFLIDNHNGTVFQFEITADILRADVLDFLIENAPPGIFRFEIGVQSTNDETNRLVQRIQRFDRLSQTVTKIKNSGKIDQHLDLIAGLPEEDYQSFRKTFNDVFALRPEELQLGFLKMLRGTGVRARAADHGYVYMDEAPYEILGNNVLSFGDMQKIKRVEDVLEKYWNAHRMDHTLEWMLEKVFSSPFDFFQSFGDYWEKQGWSRIGHQLEDLFTRLRSFLQTVHIERPEHILSLMKFDFLHNQKHRPRKLWWDDVMDKQEMQDAYAAVFEQREQLREDFARHASLEKDYYKHTLAAKVSFDIATWLKTGEVIEGDFTLVVYYPYKEGEQNAFTIVRPASIASA, encoded by the coding sequence ATGAATATATTGTTATCCACCCTAAACGCGAAGTTTATCCATTCGTCTTTGGCCCTGCGCTATTTGCGCAGCTATACCCAATCCGCTTTTCCGTCGCTTCAGCTCGTCGAATATACGATCAATGACGTCACGTTGAATATCGTAGCCGACATTTACAAACGCGAGCCGGATGTCGTTGCCTTTTCCTGTTACATCTGGAACATTCGGGAGACGCTCGACGTGATTCGCAACCTGAAAAAAGTGTGTCCGGATGTCCCCGTCATCTTGGGCGGGCCAGAAGTGACGTACGACGCCGACTACTGGATGAAGAAGCATCCCGAGATCGACGTCATCGTCATTGGTGAAGGAGAGCAGACCTTTCTGGAGCTGCTGGAGGCATACCGGCAAGCCTTCCAAAACGGACAGCCGCCGCTCCTTCGCGACGTAGCGGGGATCGCGTATCGCGAAGGCGAACGTGTGCGTTTTTCGATGCCGAGGGGGCAGATCGAGGAGATGGATTCCATCCCATCCCCGTACGTGGACCATCTGGATGAGCTGAACAACCGGGTCGTGTACTTCGAGGCGTCCAGAGGCTGCCCATTCAAATGCCAATACTGTCTGTCGTCGATCGAAGACGGAGTCCGCTACTTTAGCTTGGAGAGAGTAAGGGAAGACTTGCTTCGGCTGATCAATCACGGGGTCAAGACGATCAAATTTGTTGATCGAACATTTAACATCAATAAAAAATATGCGTTGGAGATCTTTCAATTTTTGATCGACAATCACAACGGCACGGTTTTTCAGTTTGAAATTACCGCGGATATCCTGCGGGCTGACGTCCTCGACTTCCTGATCGAAAACGCCCCGCCGGGGATCTTCCGATTCGAGATCGGCGTGCAGTCCACCAACGATGAAACGAACCGCCTGGTGCAGCGCATCCAACGCTTCGACCGGCTGTCGCAAACCGTCACGAAGATCAAAAACTCGGGCAAGATCGATCAGCATCTCGACTTGATCGCCGGCCTGCCGGAAGAGGACTACCAATCGTTCCGCAAGACGTTCAATGACGTATTCGCTCTGCGGCCCGAAGAGCTCCAGCTCGGCTTCCTGAAGATGCTGCGGGGGACCGGGGTGCGGGCCCGTGCGGCAGATCACGGATACGTCTACATGGATGAAGCCCCGTACGAGATTCTTGGCAACAACGTGCTGTCTTTTGGCGACATGCAGAAGATCAAGCGCGTCGAAGATGTACTGGAAAAGTATTGGAACGCCCATCGGATGGATCATACACTGGAGTGGATGCTGGAGAAGGTATTTTCCTCCCCGTTTGACTTCTTTCAGTCGTTTGGCGACTATTGGGAAAAACAAGGGTGGAGCCGCATCGGCCATCAGCTGGAGGATTTGTTCACCCGCCTGCGAAGCTTTTTGCAGACTGTGCATATCGAGCGTCCGGAGCATATCCTCAGCCTGATGAAATTCGACTTCCTGCACAACCAGAAGCATCGCCCCCGCAAGCTCTGGTGGGACGATGTCATGGACAAACAGGAAATGCAGGACGCGTATGCCGCCGTATTTGAGCAGCGGGAGCAGCTGCGTGAAGATTTCGCTCGCCACGCGTCGCTGGAGAAGGATTACTACAAGCACACGCTTGCAGCAAAAGTGTCGTTTGACATCGCGACCTGGCTGAAAACGGGAGAAGTCATCGAAGGGGATTTTACGCTGGTCGTGTACTATCCGTACAAGGAAGGCGAGCAGAATGCCTTTACCATCGTCCGTCCAGCGTCGATCGCCAGCGCTTGA
- a CDS encoding DedA family protein produces MEINMLISIIEQYGYLAIFFMLWLGIVGLPIPDELVVATGGFLVSIGLLNPVYSFLAGYLGVASGLTIGFLLGKYFGKPILHWLSRSEKMRHAVERSTELLRKHGTSALCISYLFPVVRHVVPYLVAMGGMTYRRYALLSYPIGLVWTIAFYLLGYVFGNHVETIVGIIREYGFYTLLTLVVLLVIGLIVRKYVLANRAYRAKGE; encoded by the coding sequence ATGGAAATCAACATGCTGATATCGATCATAGAGCAATACGGTTACCTGGCCATTTTCTTCATGCTCTGGCTGGGGATCGTAGGATTGCCGATTCCCGACGAGCTGGTCGTCGCGACGGGAGGCTTTTTGGTCTCCATCGGCCTGCTAAACCCGGTGTATTCCTTTTTGGCCGGGTATCTGGGGGTGGCATCCGGGCTCACGATCGGATTTTTGCTTGGAAAATATTTTGGCAAGCCCATCCTGCATTGGCTGTCAAGGAGCGAAAAGATGCGCCATGCGGTCGAACGGTCGACAGAACTGTTGAGGAAGCACGGGACGTCGGCGCTCTGCATCAGTTATCTGTTTCCCGTCGTCCGCCACGTCGTTCCGTACCTGGTCGCCATGGGAGGGATGACCTACCGTCGCTACGCCTTGCTTTCTTATCCGATCGGCTTGGTGTGGACAATCGCGTTTTACCTGCTCGGCTACGTCTTTGGCAACCACGTCGAGACGATCGTCGGGATCATCCGGGAATACGGCTTTTACACCTTGCTGACGCTGGTAGTCTTGCTCGTCATCGGATTGATTGTACGCAAATACGTGCTGGCCAATCGGGCTTACCGAGCCAAAGGAGAGTAG
- a CDS encoding DUF1294 domain-containing protein yields the protein MYHRQLAKHRRSRNLTLAAGWVLIIAGCATPFLWLLLLGGLLVNSYAYYLMAADKRLAKRHGFRVPEASLLTVAALGGGIGALAGMLGFRHKTKHASFLILVPVFCILQVFLLLQGIGRM from the coding sequence ATGTACCATCGACAATTGGCTAAGCACCGACGGAGCCGTAATCTGACACTTGCCGCCGGCTGGGTGCTGATCATTGCGGGCTGCGCCACCCCGTTTTTGTGGCTGCTCCTCCTCGGGGGGCTGCTTGTGAACTCCTATGCCTATTATTTGATGGCTGCGGACAAGCGGCTGGCCAAACGGCACGGCTTTCGTGTGCCGGAGGCGAGCCTGCTGACCGTCGCCGCACTTGGCGGAGGAATCGGAGCTTTGGCAGGAATGCTGGGCTTTCGCCATAAGACGAAGCACGCCTCCTTTCTCATCCTGGTTCCTGTTTTCTGTATCTTGCAAGTGTTTCTGCTGTTGCAAGGAATCGGGCGGATGTAA
- a CDS encoding spore germination protein, with protein sequence MSQFWKAWQKRKEALQSSTLQQHAAKSMESVTDTQLTDNVHENVSLIQYQLGKCDDLVVRRFRNKEEQECVIVFLDGMVDRNVISDFIIQYTTSPDKTYDGPATNELESTDRLKQVIRNILSGSAVLMVEGKKQAFLNNTRGWDRRSVEEPQTESVVRGPRDGFCETLCVNSALIRFRLKDPNLRVRHMVVGQRTQTDIYVMYIEGLAHPPLVQEILSRIEKINVDSILESGYIEQMIQDRRWSPFPQIQNTERPDKVVANLLEGKVAILVDGTPFGLIAPAVFSQFYQSPEDYYERFYIAALIRFIRLISILIALMLPSLYIAFSSFHPEMIPSRLVIAMAAGRSTVPFPSLVEALFMELAIEILREASVRLPGPIGPTIGIVGALVVGEAAVSAGLVSPVMVIIVAVTTIGSFASPSYSAAIAIRMLRFPVMLMAGMFGLYGIMLFLIVMMVHLSSLKSFGVPYMSPISPLNLLGMRDLLVRFPHHLMKTRPSMFHVQDKVRMREEEKS encoded by the coding sequence CTGAGCCAGTTTTGGAAAGCGTGGCAAAAACGGAAGGAAGCCCTTCAATCGAGTACGCTCCAGCAGCATGCGGCGAAAAGCATGGAGAGCGTCACCGACACACAGCTGACGGACAATGTGCACGAGAACGTTTCCTTGATCCAATACCAGCTTGGGAAATGCGATGATCTGGTCGTCCGCCGCTTTCGCAACAAAGAAGAGCAGGAATGCGTCATCGTGTTTCTGGACGGAATGGTCGATCGCAACGTCATCAGCGATTTCATCATCCAATATACGACGTCCCCTGACAAAACGTATGATGGCCCGGCGACGAACGAGCTGGAATCGACGGATCGGCTCAAGCAGGTGATCCGAAACATCTTGTCGGGCAGTGCGGTTTTGATGGTCGAAGGAAAAAAGCAGGCGTTCCTCAACAATACGCGGGGATGGGACCGTCGGTCGGTGGAGGAGCCGCAAACAGAATCGGTCGTGCGCGGCCCTCGCGACGGATTTTGCGAAACACTGTGCGTCAATTCGGCGCTCATCCGTTTCCGGCTCAAGGATCCGAATCTCAGAGTCCGGCATATGGTTGTCGGGCAGCGCACCCAAACCGATATTTACGTCATGTACATCGAGGGTCTTGCCCACCCGCCGCTGGTCCAGGAAATCCTCAGCCGGATCGAGAAAATCAACGTAGACTCGATACTCGAGAGCGGCTACATCGAGCAAATGATACAGGACCGCAGATGGTCGCCTTTTCCGCAGATCCAGAATACCGAGCGTCCCGACAAGGTCGTCGCCAACCTGCTGGAAGGAAAGGTGGCGATTCTGGTAGACGGGACGCCGTTCGGACTGATCGCGCCGGCCGTCTTTTCCCAGTTCTATCAAAGCCCCGAGGATTATTACGAGCGGTTCTACATTGCGGCCCTGATCCGGTTCATCCGGTTGATCAGTATCCTTATCGCGCTGATGCTGCCGTCTCTCTACATTGCCTTCAGCTCGTTTCACCCGGAGATGATCCCATCCAGGCTCGTCATTGCCATGGCTGCCGGACGGTCGACGGTTCCGTTTCCTTCTCTGGTCGAAGCGTTGTTCATGGAGCTGGCGATCGAAATTTTGCGGGAGGCGAGCGTTCGACTGCCTGGCCCGATCGGACCGACCATCGGGATCGTAGGAGCCTTGGTAGTAGGGGAAGCCGCCGTTTCGGCAGGTCTCGTCAGTCCGGTCATGGTCATCATCGTAGCCGTCACGACCATCGGTTCGTTCGCTTCGCCGAGCTATAGCGCAGCGATTGCCATTCGGATGCTGCGGTTCCCGGTGATGCTGATGGCGGGGATGTTCGGGCTATACGGCATCATGCTGTTTCTGATCGTCATGATGGTGCATCTGTCATCGCTCAAGTCGTTCGGCGTTCCGTACATGTCTCCGATTAGCCCGCTCAATTTGCTGGGGATGCGGGACCTTCTGGTACGCTTCCCGCACCATTTGATGAAGACCCGTCCCAGCATGTTTCACGTGCAAGACAAAGTCCGGATGCGAGAGGAGGAGAAATCGTGA
- a CDS encoding endospore germination permease, with product MSKQDGGREVRTFSMWQQTSLITSTLIGVGVLTLPRTTSSKLYEAGWIAPMVGGVLVLFSVWMIAKLSQSFPGQTFIEYSKIVWGSAKNPRVGKWLSLPWVVGYLAYMYFSTAIVSRIFGEVVVTSVLLDTPLEVIIITMFLLAQILCMHDLEVVARINELLIPLIVIPVLIIAFASFQKAEWDNVFPLYRASGKSLYEGVYEAVYSYSGHEIMLIFYAFAHENSSKVKAGLSGIGITIFIYTLIVLAGIVVFGYEELQRVSWPTLELVKTTKVPGLILERLESAFLAVWVAAVFTTVANAYYAFVYGLRQLFHKGMVFQRIVAALLFIPLFFVALWPQNIVEIFRLSSYLGTLSIVINIGIPTLYLLIMWTRGLGQGTKERKADG from the coding sequence GTGAGCAAACAGGATGGAGGTCGCGAGGTCCGTACGTTTTCGATGTGGCAGCAGACATCCTTGATTACGAGCACCCTGATCGGGGTAGGCGTGCTGACCTTGCCTCGGACGACTTCCTCCAAGCTGTATGAGGCAGGGTGGATCGCACCGATGGTAGGCGGTGTCCTGGTATTGTTCTCGGTTTGGATGATCGCAAAGCTCAGCCAGAGTTTTCCGGGCCAGACGTTTATCGAGTACAGCAAGATCGTATGGGGATCCGCCAAAAATCCGCGAGTCGGAAAGTGGCTGAGTTTGCCTTGGGTGGTCGGCTACCTGGCGTACATGTACTTTTCCACAGCCATTGTGTCGCGGATATTCGGGGAGGTGGTGGTCACTTCCGTATTGCTGGATACACCATTGGAAGTGATCATCATCACGATGTTTCTCCTTGCGCAAATCCTCTGCATGCACGATCTGGAGGTAGTGGCCAGGATCAACGAGCTCCTGATCCCGCTCATCGTGATTCCGGTTCTGATCATTGCGTTCGCCTCCTTTCAAAAAGCGGAATGGGACAACGTGTTTCCGCTATATCGGGCTTCGGGTAAGTCGCTTTATGAAGGCGTGTACGAAGCCGTCTACTCCTACTCCGGCCACGAAATCATGCTGATTTTCTATGCCTTCGCTCACGAGAACAGCAGCAAGGTGAAGGCCGGCCTTTCAGGAATCGGGATCACCATTTTCATATACACGCTCATCGTGCTCGCGGGAATCGTCGTCTTCGGCTACGAGGAGCTGCAGCGGGTTTCCTGGCCGACGCTGGAGCTGGTGAAGACGACGAAAGTCCCGGGGCTTATCCTGGAGCGGCTGGAGTCCGCTTTCCTGGCCGTTTGGGTAGCGGCTGTGTTCACGACGGTAGCCAATGCCTACTACGCCTTCGTGTACGGTCTGCGCCAGCTGTTTCACAAAGGCATGGTTTTTCAACGCATCGTCGCCGCACTCCTGTTTATCCCTCTTTTTTTCGTTGCGCTGTGGCCGCAAAACATCGTGGAAATCTTTCGGTTGAGCTCTTATTTGGGCACATTGAGCATCGTGATCAATATCGGCATACCGACCCTATACCTGCTCATCATGTGGACACGCGGTCTCGGGCAGGGGACAAAGGAGAGGAAAGCGGATGGCTAA
- a CDS encoding Ger(x)C family spore germination protein — translation MANKWWRFAMCISFVMLLSGCWDRRELEERSSVLAVAIDTVEGREDLYKLTVQIPIPIKIAGSSGQGGGGNSNAVKIMSVTGKTVNDAATNLQLRLNQRLFLGHTRVLAISEEVARKGIEDIMDGYRREPQIRRLLWPIIVKGEAASLLKIKPQLAQIPVVFLMDLIENGAKMGTLPDQTLGDYFNQTSNKSMEPFLNYVQASEREVRWMGIAVFRGHKMVGVINDVHSWTLLQLRNEQRGGDVIIPLPDTKNGYIMFRPHFVKTRLEVKQNQGSGKNASNGHAAVYHCELQGDIVEVTVNMKMKPEQFIQKMQVLIKKDMESRAKRLFTQLQKDYDSDVIKLGLSLRAHHYRDYWQKHNWKKDFKNFPISADYTIKIRRLGMEMQ, via the coding sequence ATGGCTAACAAGTGGTGGCGATTCGCCATGTGCATCAGTTTTGTGATGCTGCTTTCGGGCTGCTGGGACAGGCGCGAGCTCGAGGAGCGTTCCTCCGTTCTGGCTGTGGCCATCGATACGGTGGAAGGCAGGGAGGACTTGTACAAGCTGACCGTCCAGATCCCCATCCCCATCAAGATTGCGGGCAGCAGCGGCCAGGGCGGCGGAGGCAACTCCAATGCGGTCAAAATCATGAGCGTGACAGGCAAGACCGTCAATGACGCGGCGACCAACCTTCAGCTTCGGCTGAATCAACGGCTGTTTCTCGGTCATACACGGGTGCTTGCCATCAGCGAAGAGGTAGCGAGAAAAGGGATCGAGGACATCATGGACGGCTATCGCCGGGAGCCGCAAATCAGACGTCTGCTGTGGCCCATCATCGTGAAGGGCGAGGCGGCTTCTCTCCTGAAAATCAAGCCTCAGCTCGCGCAAATTCCCGTCGTCTTCTTGATGGATCTGATCGAGAACGGTGCCAAAATGGGGACGCTCCCCGACCAGACACTGGGCGATTACTTCAACCAGACCTCAAACAAATCGATGGAGCCGTTTTTGAACTATGTACAGGCCAGCGAGAGGGAGGTTCGCTGGATGGGCATTGCCGTGTTCCGGGGGCACAAAATGGTAGGCGTGATCAACGATGTGCATTCGTGGACGCTGCTGCAGCTTCGCAACGAGCAACGGGGCGGAGACGTCATCATCCCGTTGCCTGACACGAAAAATGGTTATATCATGTTTCGCCCCCACTTTGTAAAGACCAGGCTCGAAGTCAAGCAAAATCAGGGAAGCGGGAAAAATGCGAGCAATGGGCATGCTGCCGTCTATCACTGCGAGCTTCAGGGTGACATCGTGGAGGTGACGGTCAACATGAAGATGAAGCCTGAGCAGTTCATCCAGAAAATGCAGGTGTTGATCAAAAAGGATATGGAAAGTCGAGCCAAAAGGCTGTTTACCCAGCTGCAAAAGGACTATGACAGTGACGTCATCAAGCTGGGGCTTTCACTGCGTGCCCATCATTATCGCGACTACTGGCAGAAGCATAACTGGAAAAAGGATTTTAAAAACTTCCCGATCAGTGCCGACTACACGATCAAAATTCGTCGCTTAGGGATGGAGATGCAATAG